Genomic window (Streptomyces yatensis):
ACACACAAGACAATTCCCCCCTTGATTCACCAGACATGGAAAGACGCCGACCTCCCTCCGGCATGGCAGAAGTGGGCCGAGTCCTGGCGGCGGAACCACCCCGGATGGGGTTACCGGTTGTGGACGGACGCCGACAATCGCGCCTTCCTCCAGGAGCACTATCCGTGGTTCCTGCCGGTCTACGACGGCTATCCCGAACCGATCATGCGGGCCGACGCGATCCGCTATTTCCTGCTCGACCATTTCGGCGGCCTCTACGTGGATCTGGATTTCGAGTGCCTGAAGCCGGTCTCCGACCTCCTTGACGGGCGCGAACTCGTCCTCGGCTGCGAACCCGAGGCACACACCCGCCTGTTGCTGGCCCGGCAGCGCGGATTCACCCGGATCGTCGGCAACGCGTTCATGGCGTCACGGCCGGGCCACCCCTTCTGGGCGGCCCATGTGCACCGTCGACTGGTCGGCGCCCACAAGCTGCCGCACACGCTCGATGCGACCGGCCCCTTCTTCCTCACCAGAGCGGTCGACAGTGCCCCGGAGCCGGAATCGATCACGGTGGTCGGCCCGGAGGCCCTGTACCCCGAGGTGAGCCCGTACGCGACAGAGCTGTTCGGCCCGCAGGAGGCCGACTACGACCGTGCCTACGCCGTGCACCACTGGTCGGGCAGCTGGGCCTGCGACACCGCGACCGCGCCGAGGGTCTCGGCGGGCCGACGGCTCCCGTTCTGGGCGAGCCAGGAGCGGCAACCGGTCGCCGACGGGCTGCTCAACCTGGAGGCGCAGCGCCGCCGTTGGGCCTCGGGCGCACCGGCGCCGGCCGTGTCCTGTCTGATGGTGACCAAGGACCGCTCGGCGACGGCACGCCGCGCGATCAGGTGCTTCACCGCTCAGACCTACCCGAACCTGGAGCTGGTGGTGCTGGAGGACGGCACCGATGACACGCTCGAGCGGCACATCCGTGACCTGGGCGACCCGCGGATCCGCCACCACCGGCTCCCCCCGGAGCGACGGACCTTGGGGGAGCTGCGCAATGAGGCGGTGGACCGGGCCACCGGGCCGTATGTGTGCCAGTGGGACGACGACGACCTGTACGACCCGGAGCGGGTGGAGACCCAGATGGCGGCGATTCTCGCGCTCGGCGCCGACGCGTGCTTCCTCGCCCGTGAGCGGCTGTGGTGGCCCGCCCGGCGCAAGCTCGCCATCTCCTGCGCGCGGGTCTGGGAAGGGTCGATGGTGTGCGCGAAGGACCGGCTCCCGCGCTATCCGGCCGAGCGCCGTGGCGAGGACACCCCGGTGGCCGAGGAGATCGTCCGAAGCTGCCGGGCCGTCTCGGTGGACGCGTCCGACCTGTACACCTACGTATGCCACGGGAACAACACCTTCGATGAGTCGCATTTCGCGGAGCACTTCGAGGTGGCGACCCAGGTGTGGGCCGAACCCGGCGCCTACGCCGGGCAGTTGCTCGCCATGGCGGCCCGGCTGCCGCTCGAGCCGGGGGACATCGCGCACGCCGAGACCGCCGCGGCCGTCGCGAGCACGTACGAGCGCAAGCCGCGGCCGGTCCCCGAGCCGCCCCCGGCACCGGCGAGCGAGCGGCCCCCGGTGCTGGTGCTCACGCCCCTCAAGGACGCGGCCGCGTTCCTGCCCGGCTATCTGGACCGCCTGCGCACACTGGACTACCCGCGCGAGGCGATCTCGCTGGGCCTGCTGGAGGGCGACAGCAGGGACTCGACCCCGGAACTGCTCCGGCAGCTCCTGCCCGGCATCGAGGGGGAGTTCCGGCGGGTGACCCTCGTCCACCATGACGTCGGCCTCCAATTGGCCGGGGCCCGCTGGGAGCCGGGCATCCAGCGCCGGCGCCGGTCGGTGCTGGCCAAGGTGCGCAACCACCTCCTCGCCCGGGCCCTGGCCGACGAGGAGTGGGTGCTGTGGCTCGACGTCGATGTCACCGGCTACCCGGCGGACCTCGTCCAGCGCCTGCTCGGCGCGGGCAAGGACATCGTCGTCCCGCACTGCGCCACGGCACCCGGCGGGCCGACGTACGACCTCAACACCTTCGTCCTGGCGCCCGGAGCCGCCACGCTCAACTGGGCCCAGTGGCTGCGCGACGGCATCCTTCAACCGCCCAGGGGCTTCGGCCGGACGTATCTCGACGAGTTGCGCGGACGCGGACTCGTCCGCGTCGATTCGGTCGGCGGAACGGCGCTATTGGTCCGTGCGGAGTTGCACCGCGACGGCCTCAATTTCCCGTCCTTCCCCTACCGGCAGCTCATCGAGACCGAGGGGCTGGCCGCGATGGCCCTGGACATGGGAACCGCCTGCTGGGCGCTGCCCGATCTGGAAGTGGTCCATCCGCACCACGGCACACCGCAGCCGGAGCCTGCCCTCCTGACCGTCACGCACAGTAGGTAGTCGTTTTGACACATCGAGTGACAAAACTTACGGTGACTTTGCTGCCCACGCCGCGACATACACCGGCATTCCTGGGCAGATCCCCCGCACCCCAAGGAAAGGTGCCACCGTGAAATCCCGTGTCATGACCTCACTGGCGCTGCCTGCCGCGCTGGCCACGGCCGGACTGCTCAGCACCGCGGAGGCGGCCTACGCCGCCATCGCTCCGGACACGCAGACCGGGACGGCGGCGTACGGGTACTCAGGACAGCCGATGAGCGGCGATGTCACCCTTGCGCCCGGGACCAGCCACCCCTGTGACCCGATAGGCAACGTCACGATCACCGACTACGGGCACTGCTGCCCGCCGGTGAACAACATGACCATCACGGACTACGGGCACTGCTGCCCGCCCGTGAACAACATGACCATCACCGACTACGGGCACTGCTGCAACGTCGGCAACGTCACCATCCCCGACTACGGCTGGTTCTGCAGGGTCGAGGACGACGACCCCGGATTCGAGCGCGGGTTCGGCCACCAGCACGAGCACGCGGCCGGCACCCACGCCCCCCAGCGTGCGGAGCGCACGCACCGCTGACGCGGGATCCGTTCGCCGTGTCCGGCCGTGGGCCCGCGGAAGCGGCCCGGGGGGACGGCCGGCGCGCGGAACACCGGCGCCCGGCCCGCCCGATTCCCCCTCCCGATCCCACGCCCACCCACTCCCATCACCCCCGGCCCCACTCCCGATCCCGTTCCCGCCCCGAACCGAAAGACCGCGCATGTCACACAACCCCGACCCCGTGGTCTCGGTGGTCATCCCCTGCCATGACTACGCCCGCTACCTTCCCCAGGCCGTGTCCAGCATCCTTGCCCAGACCTTCCGGGACTGGGAGCTCCTCATCGTCGACGACGGCAGCACCGACAACACCCTCGAGGTCGCCCGGTCCCTGATCGCCCGCCACCCCGACCGGCGCATCAGGATCGTCCAGCGGGCGAACGGCGGCGTCTCGGCCGCCCGCAACACCGGGATCGAGGCGGCCACCGGCCGCTACGTCCTTCCGCTGGACGCCGATGACGTGATCGCTCCCACGATGCTCGAGAAGACCGTCGCGGTCCTGGACGACAGCCCCGGCATCGCGATCGCCTCCACGGATGTGTTCACGTTCACCGACGACGATCTGCCCCCGCAGGCGATGTCCCTCCCCGCCTACAGCCGGGAACTGATGCTCCAGCGGCTGATCATGTTCTACTGCTCGCTGTACCGCCGGGAGGTCTGGCGGACCGTGGGCGGCTACGACGAGAGCATGCGGGCCGGAGAGGACTGGGACTTCTGGGTCGGCTGCGTCGAGCACGGCTTCGATGCCCACCACATCCATGAGCCGCTGTTCGGGGCGCGCAACAAGGACACGGGCCTCCACGTGGAAGCCGCCGAGAACGACCTGGCCATCCGGGCGCGGATCGTGGCCAACCACCCGAGCCTGTTCAAGCCGATCAGCCGTGGCTGGGCACAGGCCGTGCTCGGCCAGGACGCGGAAGCCTGCCTGCCGGACGAACGCGTGCCCGACGACATCCTCACCCGGGCCGCCGAGATGGATCACTTCCTCACCGCGGTGATGGCCCTGCAGCGCACGGCGCGGGTGCAGCACTACCACATCCAGCGGCTGGAGAAGGAACTGGCGGCACACCGCCACGCGGCCGGCTCTCCCGCCCAGGACCCGACCACGTCGGCGGTGTCCGCCGTCTAGCGTCGTGCTCAGGCCGCGCCGATGCTCGCACCGCCGTCGACGCGCAGGATCTGACCGGTGATGAAACCCGCCTTCTTGGAGAGCAGGAAGGCGATGGCGGCCGCGAGCTCGTCCGGGCGCCCGAACCTTCTCATGGGAACACCCGCCAGGTAGCGGGCGGCTGAGGCGGACCCGGGCGGGTTGTTCTCCCGGAACAACTCGGTCTCGGTGGGGCCCGGGGCGACGGCGTTGACGGTGATCCCGTGTGCCGCGAGCTCTCCGGCCCAGCCCCGCGTCAAGAACTCATTGGCGGCCTTGGCCGCACCGTAGGACGTTCGATCGGGCAACCCCAGGGTGACCAGGCTGGTGACGTTCACCACGCGGCCCCAGGACCGTTCGAGCATGCCGGGCAAGGCGGCCTGGACGATCTGGACCGCGGTGCGCACGTTCATGTCGAGAACCGCGTCGAGGTCGGACAGAGCGACCTGCCCGACGGGCGCGGGTCGCACCATACCCACATTGTTGACCACGGCGTCGACCGGTCCCGCGCCCATCACTTCGCCCAGGACCTGATCGGTGGCCGCGCGGTCGGCAAGGTCGGCCTCGTAGAACTCGCCGGGAAACGACTGCGGTGCGCTGCGGGCGATGCCCACGGGAGTGTGGCCGTCTCCTGCCAGCTGCTCCGCGAGGGCGCGGCCGATGCCTTTGGACGCGCCCGTGATGAGTACTCGCCTACGGGGCATGGGTTCACTCCTTTGCTGCGCGGATCCGCGCACCGATCGCGGGTGAGGGCCGGGGGCCCGGCCCGAAGAGTGGGCTGCCGTCTTTGACAGGCCCGTCATGTTTGACACTGTTGCAAACTTTGACGACACCGCGGGCATCCCCGCCCGCGGCTGTCTGTCGACCAAGACGGCCACCGACGCCCGGGCC
Coding sequences:
- a CDS encoding glycosyltransferase family 2 protein, giving the protein MSHNPDPVVSVVIPCHDYARYLPQAVSSILAQTFRDWELLIVDDGSTDNTLEVARSLIARHPDRRIRIVQRANGGVSAARNTGIEAATGRYVLPLDADDVIAPTMLEKTVAVLDDSPGIAIASTDVFTFTDDDLPPQAMSLPAYSRELMLQRLIMFYCSLYRREVWRTVGGYDESMRAGEDWDFWVGCVEHGFDAHHIHEPLFGARNKDTGLHVEAAENDLAIRARIVANHPSLFKPISRGWAQAVLGQDAEACLPDERVPDDILTRAAEMDHFLTAVMALQRTARVQHYHIQRLEKELAAHRHAAGSPAQDPTTSAVSAV
- a CDS encoding SDR family oxidoreductase → MPRRRVLITGASKGIGRALAEQLAGDGHTPVGIARSAPQSFPGEFYEADLADRAATDQVLGEVMGAGPVDAVVNNVGMVRPAPVGQVALSDLDAVLDMNVRTAVQIVQAALPGMLERSWGRVVNVTSLVTLGLPDRTSYGAAKAANEFLTRGWAGELAAHGITVNAVAPGPTETELFRENNPPGSASAARYLAGVPMRRFGRPDELAAAIAFLLSKKAGFITGQILRVDGGASIGAA
- a CDS encoding glycosyltransferase; this translates as MIHQTWKDADLPPAWQKWAESWRRNHPGWGYRLWTDADNRAFLQEHYPWFLPVYDGYPEPIMRADAIRYFLLDHFGGLYVDLDFECLKPVSDLLDGRELVLGCEPEAHTRLLLARQRGFTRIVGNAFMASRPGHPFWAAHVHRRLVGAHKLPHTLDATGPFFLTRAVDSAPEPESITVVGPEALYPEVSPYATELFGPQEADYDRAYAVHHWSGSWACDTATAPRVSAGRRLPFWASQERQPVADGLLNLEAQRRRWASGAPAPAVSCLMVTKDRSATARRAIRCFTAQTYPNLELVVLEDGTDDTLERHIRDLGDPRIRHHRLPPERRTLGELRNEAVDRATGPYVCQWDDDDLYDPERVETQMAAILALGADACFLARERLWWPARRKLAISCARVWEGSMVCAKDRLPRYPAERRGEDTPVAEEIVRSCRAVSVDASDLYTYVCHGNNTFDESHFAEHFEVATQVWAEPGAYAGQLLAMAARLPLEPGDIAHAETAAAVASTYERKPRPVPEPPPAPASERPPVLVLTPLKDAAAFLPGYLDRLRTLDYPREAISLGLLEGDSRDSTPELLRQLLPGIEGEFRRVTLVHHDVGLQLAGARWEPGIQRRRRSVLAKVRNHLLARALADEEWVLWLDVDVTGYPADLVQRLLGAGKDIVVPHCATAPGGPTYDLNTFVLAPGAATLNWAQWLRDGILQPPRGFGRTYLDELRGRGLVRVDSVGGTALLVRAELHRDGLNFPSFPYRQLIETEGLAAMALDMGTACWALPDLEVVHPHHGTPQPEPALLTVTHSR